The following proteins are co-located in the Candidatus Eremiobacteraceae bacterium genome:
- a CDS encoding tetratricopeptide repeat protein, producing the protein MRPSLPGQRFANLVARCDEENVDLPLDTACLLASAVFDHGVEPDRYARKFDALAARAAKTAGNSSDPYARMAGVLKTLFGEGGFRGNRSAYYEPGNSMISSVLDRRVGIPITLSIVLMETARRVGLTLAGVGLPGHFVVRFPDATSRLFIDPFQGGTLLDVPECVALVDKLYRGRITWRDSFLDPVSHRTIVKRVLLNLKNSLSQAKNYVAALAAIELQLALDPDDPTELRDRGILFARLHRYDQAIEDLETYLRRSPGAGDGDTIRHTVEYLRQARGL; encoded by the coding sequence ATGAGACCATCGCTGCCTGGTCAACGCTTCGCCAACCTCGTCGCACGCTGCGACGAGGAGAACGTCGATCTGCCGCTCGACACCGCCTGTCTGCTCGCCTCTGCCGTCTTCGACCACGGCGTCGAGCCAGACCGCTACGCGCGCAAGTTCGACGCGCTGGCGGCGCGCGCAGCGAAAACGGCCGGGAACTCGAGCGATCCTTACGCGCGCATGGCGGGCGTGCTCAAGACGCTTTTCGGCGAGGGCGGCTTCCGCGGCAATCGCAGCGCGTACTACGAGCCGGGCAACAGCATGATCTCGAGCGTGCTCGACCGGCGGGTCGGCATCCCCATCACGCTCTCGATCGTGCTCATGGAGACCGCGCGCCGCGTGGGCCTCACGCTCGCCGGCGTCGGCTTGCCTGGGCACTTCGTAGTGCGCTTCCCCGACGCGACGAGCCGGCTGTTCATCGACCCGTTCCAAGGCGGGACCTTGCTCGACGTGCCCGAGTGCGTCGCGCTCGTCGACAAACTCTATCGCGGCCGCATCACGTGGCGCGATTCGTTCCTCGACCCGGTATCGCACCGCACCATCGTCAAGCGCGTGCTGCTCAACCTCAAGAACAGCTTGAGCCAAGCCAAGAACTACGTCGCGGCGCTCGCCGCCATCGAGCTGCAGCTCGCGCTCGATCCGGACGATCCGACCGAATTGCGCGACCGCGGCATCCTGTTCGCGCGGCTGCATCGCTACGACCAGGCGATCGAGGACCTCGAGACGTATCTGCGCCGCTCGCCGGGCGCCGGCGACGGCGACACGATCCGCCACACCGTCGAGTATCTGCGCCAAGCGCGAGGACTGTGA